A genomic region of Zea mays cultivar B73 chromosome 6, Zm-B73-REFERENCE-NAM-5.0, whole genome shotgun sequence contains the following coding sequences:
- the LOC111589577 gene encoding uncharacterized protein: MEPTGRARSGAPSPAPCSAPMVSMSTCHVMERMQHNWLVPRSRIRKHLGALMPTMVIQDISVDTLTNHGSLTMLPFTDESVVWYRLHHLSSLNLIVYLQFYTLEYCVSAPNYSD, from the exons ATGGAGCCCACAGGGCGCGCAAGGAGTGGCGCGCCTTCTCCGGCTCCTTGCTCCGCTCCAATGGTGTCGATGTCCACGTGCCACGTCATGGAGCGGATGCAACACAATTGGCTAG TACCAAGAAGCAGAATAAGAAAACACCTAGGAGCATTAATGCCAACCATGGTCATCCAAGACATAAGCGTCGACACGCTGACAA ATCATGGAAGTTTGACCATGTTACCTTTCACTGATGAGTCTGTTGTCTGGTATAGACTCCATCACCTATCATCGTTGAATCTTATTGTGTATCTACAGTTCTACACACTAGAATACTGTGTTTCTGCCCCCAATTATTCTGATTGA